The following proteins come from a genomic window of Mucinivorans hirudinis:
- a CDS encoding Gll3359 protein produces the protein MANNYFGELIALAVAVSWTFTALFFEYAGKRIGSLAVNLFRLLFAFVLLGGMLFFTTGSFMPVGADSQTWFWMSLSGFVGFVFGDFCLFYSYLLITARFSQLIMTLAPPIAAVSGLLMLDEKLSTMGIIGMVVTLTGIAISIFKRNGNGSVKLNLSLRGLLFALGGALGQGLGIVLSKKGMLYYGNVEGLSQNAIDYIPFAATQMRIITGIVGFVLIILFSRRTTLIKSAIQDKKGMGATFLGAIFGPFVGVSLSLMAVMYANTGVASTIMATVPIMIIVPYIIIYKKRVTLVEVVGAVISVIGVSLFFVK, from the coding sequence ATGGCAAATAACTATTTTGGCGAGCTTATTGCCCTCGCGGTGGCGGTTTCGTGGACTTTTACGGCTCTGTTTTTCGAGTACGCCGGCAAGCGAATAGGTTCGCTGGCGGTCAATCTATTCAGGTTACTTTTTGCCTTTGTCCTGCTGGGCGGGATGCTCTTTTTCACAACGGGCAGCTTTATGCCCGTCGGGGCGGACTCTCAGACTTGGTTCTGGATGTCTCTGTCGGGCTTCGTCGGTTTTGTTTTTGGCGATTTTTGTCTCTTCTACTCTTATTTGCTCATAACGGCACGTTTCTCTCAGCTCATAATGACACTTGCACCACCCATTGCGGCAGTGTCGGGGCTGTTGATGCTCGACGAAAAGCTCTCGACAATGGGCATTATCGGTATGGTTGTTACCCTTACGGGCATCGCCATTTCTATTTTTAAGCGAAACGGCAACGGCTCAGTAAAACTCAACTTGTCTCTACGCGGACTACTCTTTGCATTAGGCGGAGCTTTGGGGCAGGGGCTCGGTATTGTGCTCAGCAAAAAAGGGATGCTCTATTATGGTAATGTAGAGGGGCTTTCGCAAAATGCTATCGACTACATACCCTTCGCAGCCACACAGATGAGAATCATTACCGGTATCGTCGGTTTTGTTTTGATAATTCTATTCTCGCGTCGTACAACGCTTATAAAGAGCGCTATACAAGACAAAAAGGGAATGGGCGCTACATTTTTGGGGGCAATTTTCGGACCCTTCGTCGGAGTCTCCCTCTCGCTTATGGCTGTTATGTATGCTAATACGGGTGTTGCCTCCACGATTATGGCAACCGTTCCGATTATGATTATTGTTCCCTATATTATTATATACAAAAAGAGGGTTACGCTCGTGGAGGTGGTTGGTGCAGTGATAAGTGTTATCGGGGTATCGCTCTTTTTTGTGAAATGA
- a CDS encoding Thioredoxin — protein sequence MKTIELTKADFLEKVANYQTMPDQWKYLGSKPAIVDFYAEWCSPCKMIAPILEELAAEYGEKIVIYKVNTETQEELAAVFGIRSIPSLLFIPLTGKPQMAQGAMSKADFKKTIDSLLLGGQ from the coding sequence ATGAAAACAATCGAACTGACAAAGGCAGATTTTTTAGAAAAAGTTGCCAACTACCAGACAATGCCCGACCAATGGAAATACCTGGGCAGCAAGCCTGCAATAGTAGATTTTTATGCCGAATGGTGTTCACCTTGCAAGATGATAGCTCCTATTTTAGAGGAGCTTGCAGCCGAATATGGTGAAAAAATTGTCATCTACAAAGTCAATACCGAAACGCAGGAGGAGCTTGCCGCCGTCTTCGGCATACGCTCCATACCCTCTCTACTGTTCATTCCACTGACCGGCAAACCGCAAATGGCACAAGGGGCAATGAGCAAAGCGGATTTCAAAAAAACTATCGACTCATTACTGCTTGGCGGGCAGTGA
- a CDS encoding Histidyl-tRNA synthetase yields the protein MKPSIPKGTRDFSPAEMSRRNYIFDTVRTVFRRYGYEPLETPAMENLSTLMGKYGEEGDKLLFKILNSGDFSKGANMSEENTNKLATQICEKGLRYDLTVPFARYVVQHQSEITFPFKRYQIQPVWRADRPQKGRYREFYQCDVDVVGTKSLLCEVELIQIVQDVFASLGVRVHLKINNRKILYGIAETIGCADKMIDITVAIDKLDKIGIEAVNKELLERGLTKEAIERLQPILKLEGTNREKLAQICEIIGSCETGRKGIEEVSTIFDIVEELNITLPMELDLSLARGLNYYTGAIFEVKALDYQIGSISGGGRYDDLTGIFGLPNTSGVGISFGADRIYDVLSGLELFPQDSVQNTRALFANFSEKETLESLKLLKMLRENNIAAEIYPDAAKLKKQFDYAQSKGIPHIIFIGSEEIATRTATIKNINTGEQGKVAFDDLVKYFDISK from the coding sequence ATGAAGCCATCAATACCCAAGGGCACACGCGACTTCTCACCCGCCGAGATGTCTCGCCGCAACTATATATTCGACACAGTAAGAACAGTTTTTCGCCGCTACGGATACGAGCCGCTGGAGACTCCTGCAATGGAAAACCTATCAACTCTGATGGGTAAATACGGCGAAGAGGGCGATAAATTGCTATTTAAAATTCTCAACTCCGGCGACTTCTCGAAAGGGGCAAATATGAGCGAGGAGAATACCAATAAGCTCGCAACTCAAATTTGCGAAAAGGGGCTAAGATATGACCTTACCGTACCCTTTGCGCGCTATGTTGTTCAGCACCAGAGCGAAATAACCTTCCCGTTCAAACGCTACCAGATTCAACCGGTATGGCGCGCCGACCGTCCGCAAAAGGGACGTTATCGCGAGTTTTACCAATGCGATGTGGATGTTGTGGGCACAAAATCACTGCTTTGCGAGGTAGAACTAATCCAAATAGTACAGGATGTCTTTGCCTCGCTCGGTGTTCGCGTTCATCTTAAAATTAACAACCGCAAAATCCTCTACGGCATTGCAGAAACTATCGGATGTGCCGACAAAATGATTGACATTACAGTTGCCATCGACAAATTGGATAAAATAGGCATAGAGGCTGTAAATAAAGAGCTCTTGGAAAGAGGATTAACAAAAGAGGCTATCGAGAGGTTGCAACCTATCTTGAAACTCGAAGGTACGAACCGCGAAAAGTTAGCACAAATTTGTGAGATTATCGGGAGCTGTGAGACCGGCAGAAAGGGTATTGAGGAGGTCTCAACAATTTTTGATATTGTCGAAGAGTTGAATATTACTCTGCCAATGGAGTTGGATTTGTCGTTGGCTCGCGGATTGAACTACTATACGGGTGCAATTTTCGAGGTTAAGGCTCTTGATTATCAGATTGGAAGCATTAGTGGTGGCGGACGCTACGATGATTTGACCGGCATTTTCGGATTGCCAAACACCTCGGGTGTGGGTATCAGCTTCGGCGCCGACCGCATATATGACGTACTGAGCGGACTGGAACTCTTTCCGCAGGATTCTGTTCAGAATACCAGGGCGCTCTTCGCAAATTTTTCGGAAAAGGAGACTCTCGAATCCCTGAAACTTTTGAAAATGCTCAGAGAAAACAACATAGCTGCCGAAATTTATCCCGATGCCGCGAAACTCAAAAAACAGTTCGACTACGCTCAAAGCAAAGGTATTCCACATATTATTTTCATTGGTTCTGAGGAGATTGCCACAAGAACCGCAACTATCAAAAATATCAACACGGGCGAGCAGGGAAAAGTTGCTTTCGATGATTTGGTGAAATATTTTGATATATCGAAATAA
- a CDS encoding Histidine ammonia-lyase, translating into MIHYISSENLTIERVCEIVEHRYKLALSDEARHNIATCRQYLDNKMESQIEPIYGITTGFGSLCNVSVSKADLSQLQYNLVVSHACGTGEEVDGEIVRLMLFLKIQSLSYGYSGVQVATVERLIAMFNEDVLPVVYEQGSLGASGDLAPLAHLSLPLLGLGEVFYKEKKQTAAAVNEQLGWQPIALQSKEGLALLNGTQFMSAYASYVLSASERLSRTADFLAALSLDAFEGRLEPFDERVHKIRHHRGQITTAAVVRKWLEGSELMAGEKKNVQDPYSFRCVPQVHGATKDTIDYLKYVVANEINSVTDNPNIFYEDDIIISGGNFHGQPLAYAMDFIAIAIAELASISGQRIYQLINGKRGLPPFLVANPGLNSGFMIPQYTAASIISQNKQLCMPSSVDSIESSGGQEDHVSMGANAATKALRVMRNTERVLAIEMFNAAQALEFRRPKQSSPRIESIVAKYRNVVPFVEQDEVMYPLIERSIRFIRENL; encoded by the coding sequence ATGATTCACTATATCTCATCTGAGAATCTCACCATTGAGCGGGTTTGCGAAATTGTCGAGCACCGCTACAAACTCGCCCTGAGCGATGAGGCGCGCCACAATATCGCCACCTGCCGCCAATATCTCGACAACAAAATGGAGAGCCAAATTGAGCCCATATACGGCATAACTACGGGCTTTGGCTCGCTCTGCAATGTGAGCGTGAGCAAGGCTGACCTCTCCCAACTTCAATACAATCTCGTTGTATCGCACGCCTGCGGAACGGGCGAAGAGGTAGATGGGGAGATTGTACGGCTGATGTTGTTTCTGAAAATTCAGTCGCTTAGCTATGGCTACTCCGGGGTGCAAGTTGCTACCGTCGAGAGGCTTATAGCAATGTTCAACGAAGATGTGCTACCGGTGGTCTATGAGCAGGGTTCGCTGGGGGCGAGCGGAGACCTCGCACCACTGGCTCACCTCTCGTTGCCGCTACTGGGGCTTGGCGAGGTTTTTTATAAGGAGAAAAAGCAAACAGCCGCTGCGGTCAATGAGCAGCTTGGCTGGCAGCCTATTGCACTGCAATCGAAAGAGGGGCTTGCCCTATTGAACGGCACACAGTTTATGAGTGCCTACGCCTCGTATGTACTCTCGGCATCGGAGCGTTTGAGCCGCACGGCTGACTTCTTGGCGGCATTGTCCTTGGATGCTTTCGAGGGGCGTTTAGAACCCTTCGACGAACGTGTCCACAAAATTCGCCACCACCGTGGACAGATAACAACGGCTGCCGTGGTACGCAAGTGGCTAGAAGGTAGTGAGTTGATGGCGGGCGAAAAGAAAAATGTGCAAGACCCCTACTCATTCCGCTGCGTGCCACAGGTTCACGGGGCTACAAAGGATACTATCGACTACCTGAAATATGTGGTAGCCAATGAGATAAACTCTGTCACGGACAACCCCAATATTTTTTATGAGGATGATATAATCATCAGCGGCGGCAACTTCCACGGGCAACCATTAGCCTATGCAATGGACTTTATTGCCATTGCCATTGCCGAGTTGGCAAGCATCTCGGGTCAGCGTATATATCAGTTAATCAATGGTAAACGCGGATTACCACCATTTTTGGTTGCAAATCCGGGACTCAATAGTGGCTTTATGATTCCGCAATATACGGCTGCGTCAATTATTAGTCAGAACAAACAGCTTTGTATGCCCTCGTCTGTGGATAGCATCGAGAGTTCGGGTGGACAGGAAGACCACGTATCGATGGGGGCAAATGCAGCAACAAAGGCACTCAGGGTGATGCGCAACACAGAACGAGTACTGGCAATAGAGATGTTTAACGCCGCTCAGGCGTTGGAGTTCCGCCGCCCTAAGCAAAGCTCGCCCCGGATTGAGTCTATCGTTGCCAAGTACCGCAACGTTGTTCCCTTCGTCGAGCAGGACGAGGTAATGTATCCGCTCATTGAGAGGAGCATACGGTTTATTAGAGAAAATTTATAG
- a CDS encoding Urocanate hydratase, whose protein sequence is MTFAQEIREGIPAHLPQVRPLDPAKNHAPKRKDILSQDEKRLALKNALRYFPTHLHTELAREFADELREYGRIYMYRYRPVNEIFARPIGDYPAVSKQAAAVMLMIQNNLSDAIAQHPDELITYGGNGAVFQNWAQYRLTMKYLSEMNDEQTLVMYSGHPLGLFPSSRNAPRVVVTNGMVIPNYSKADDWERFNALGVSQYGQMTAGSYMYIGPQGIVHGTTITLLAASRRKQDDCQLFVSSGLGGMSGAQPKAARIAGLVSIVAEINPKAAHIRHSQGWVDELYEDLDRVIDRALEAKNSKECISLAYLGNVVDLWERLAQRGIKVDIGSDQTSLHNPFAGGYYPVGHSCESSNKMMRDEPEKFEQELRKTLKRHFEAIEKLTASGMYFFDYGNAFLLECSRSGCEDAFKYNSYVQDIMGPEFFDYGFGPFRWVCTSGNPADLEKSDKIAEKVLKEILETAPADIRSQLNDNIIWIEGAQANRLVVGSQARILYADSEARTKIALAFNEAIARGEITAPIVLGRDHHDVSGTDSPYRETSNIYDGSRFTADMAVQNFVGDAFRGATWVSLHNGGGVGWGEVINGGFGMVIDGSQEAAAKIESMLLWDVNNGIARRAWARNSGAIKAIERQCSRTPNLSVTIPTVADDGLINSIL, encoded by the coding sequence ATGACCTTCGCCCAAGAAATCAGAGAGGGAATCCCCGCGCACCTTCCTCAGGTGCGCCCCTTAGACCCTGCCAAGAACCACGCACCCAAACGCAAAGATATTCTCTCGCAAGACGAAAAACGTTTGGCACTAAAAAACGCACTCAGATACTTTCCCACACACCTGCACACGGAGTTGGCAAGAGAATTTGCCGACGAGCTACGCGAATACGGACGTATATATATGTATCGTTATCGCCCGGTAAATGAGATATTTGCACGCCCGATTGGAGACTATCCCGCTGTAAGCAAGCAGGCGGCGGCGGTGATGCTGATGATTCAGAACAACCTGAGCGACGCCATTGCTCAACACCCCGACGAGTTGATTACCTATGGCGGCAATGGTGCGGTTTTTCAGAATTGGGCACAGTATCGTTTGACAATGAAATATTTGTCGGAGATGAACGACGAGCAGACCTTGGTGATGTACTCGGGGCATCCGCTGGGGCTATTCCCCTCGTCGAGAAATGCGCCACGAGTGGTTGTTACCAATGGAATGGTTATTCCAAACTACTCTAAAGCTGATGATTGGGAGCGATTCAACGCCCTCGGTGTTTCGCAATACGGGCAGATGACTGCCGGTTCGTATATGTATATCGGGCCTCAGGGCATAGTCCACGGAACGACCATCACCCTCCTTGCTGCCTCGCGCCGGAAACAGGATGATTGTCAGTTGTTTGTCTCGAGTGGTTTGGGCGGAATGAGTGGTGCGCAGCCCAAGGCAGCGCGCATTGCGGGGCTGGTGAGCATTGTTGCAGAAATCAACCCGAAAGCTGCTCACATCCGCCATTCGCAAGGGTGGGTAGATGAGCTTTACGAAGATTTGGATAGGGTGATTGACAGAGCCTTAGAAGCAAAAAACAGTAAAGAGTGTATCTCATTGGCATACTTGGGAAATGTTGTAGATTTGTGGGAACGGCTTGCGCAGAGGGGTATCAAAGTAGATATAGGCAGCGACCAAACCTCTCTGCATAACCCCTTTGCCGGCGGCTATTACCCCGTGGGACACAGCTGCGAAAGCAGCAATAAGATGATGCGCGACGAGCCTGAGAAATTTGAGCAGGAGCTACGCAAAACACTGAAAAGGCACTTCGAAGCCATTGAAAAATTGACAGCCTCGGGTATGTACTTCTTCGACTATGGTAATGCCTTTCTTTTGGAATGTTCGCGCTCGGGATGCGAGGATGCTTTCAAATACAACTCTTATGTTCAGGACATTATGGGTCCTGAGTTTTTCGACTATGGTTTTGGTCCCTTTCGTTGGGTGTGCACTTCGGGCAATCCTGCGGACTTAGAGAAGAGCGATAAAATTGCTGAAAAGGTGTTGAAAGAAATTCTCGAAACAGCTCCCGCCGATATTCGTTCGCAACTCAATGATAATATTATTTGGATTGAGGGAGCACAGGCAAACCGCTTGGTCGTCGGCTCTCAGGCGCGCATCCTTTATGCTGACAGTGAGGCACGTACAAAGATTGCATTAGCTTTCAACGAGGCTATTGCGAGAGGGGAAATCACTGCTCCCATTGTTCTTGGGCGCGACCATCACGATGTTTCGGGCACGGACTCACCCTATCGCGAAACCTCCAACATTTATGACGGCTCGCGCTTCACGGCGGATATGGCGGTGCAGAATTTTGTGGGCGATGCCTTCCGCGGAGCAACGTGGGTGTCGTTGCACAATGGCGGCGGTGTGGGGTGGGGTGAGGTGATAAACGGTGGCTTCGGGATGGTCATAGATGGTTCACAAGAGGCTGCCGCCAAGATTGAGTCAATGCTTCTGTGGGATGTCAATAACGGCATAGCACGCCGCGCGTGGGCACGTAACAGCGGAGCAATCAAGGCAATAGAGCGCCAATGCAGCCGCACACCCAATTTGAGCGTCACAATCCCCACTGTGGCGGATGACGGGTTGATTAATAGCATTTTATAG
- a CDS encoding LSU ribosomal protein L33p (zinc-independent) has protein sequence MAKKGKGNRVQVILECTEHKESGMPGTSRYITTKNKKNTPARMERRKYNPILKKVTLHREIK, from the coding sequence ATGGCAAAGAAAGGTAAAGGTAATCGCGTTCAAGTAATCCTTGAGTGTACCGAACACAAAGAGAGCGGAATGCCGGGAACATCACGCTACATCACAACAAAAAACAAAAAGAACACTCCCGCTAGAATGGAACGTAGAAAATACAACCCAATTCTGAAAAAAGTAACACTTCACCGCGAAATTAAGTAA
- a CDS encoding LSU ribosomal protein L28p, which yields MRAPKNIRGHETIMKICQITGVKAQVGHKVSHSNKKVLRRYEPNLKTKRIWSEVEGRWITLRLTAAAMRTINKNGLQATLKEAKALPKIY from the coding sequence TTGCGCGCTCCGAAAAATATTCGGGGGCACGAAACAATTATGAAAATTTGTCAAATCACAGGTGTTAAAGCCCAAGTGGGACACAAGGTGTCGCACTCGAACAAAAAGGTGTTGCGCCGCTATGAGCCGAATCTCAAAACCAAGAGAATTTGGTCTGAGGTGGAGGGTCGGTGGATTACTCTTCGTCTTACGGCGGCAGCAATGAGAACTATTAACAAAAACGGACTTCAAGCTACTCTCAAGGAAGCTAAAGCTCTACCAAAAATCTACTAA
- a CDS encoding Glutamate formiminotransferase/Glutamate formyltransferase, protein MRLIECVPNFSDGRNQNVIEAIASAIRHCEGVSLLNIDPGVATNRTVMTFVGEPEKVVEAAFQAVRKASELIDMRHHTGAHPRIGATDVLPLVPLSGVTLEECAEMARALARRISHELGIPTYNYEAAASCEARRNLADVRSGEYEGLEAKLQDPAWKPDFGKAEFTEQAARSGATIVGARDFLVAVNYNLNTTSTRRANAIAFDVREKGRIVDGEQIAGTLKDCKAIGWFIDEYGVAQVSMNIVNINTTPLHIAFEEVCRAAGARGIRVTGTEIVGLVPLRVLTEAGRYFLERQERSTGVGDDELVRIACLSMGLSEISQFKPRERVIEYLIEDHTKKRLVEMSCRAFAIETASESAAPGGGSISAYMGALGAALGTMVANLSSHKKGWDERWNYFSDYAERGQKLMKELLALVDEDTAAFNRIMDCFAMPKGTPQEKELRSKALQAATLYATEVPLRTMRVSYEVFDIVETMAGEGNPNSVSDAGVGALAARSAVLGAGLNVKINASGLKDKELAAKLVGEAEQIAANAARREEQVLKIVNEKI, encoded by the coding sequence ATGAGACTTATAGAATGTGTGCCCAATTTTTCGGATGGGCGTAATCAAAATGTAATCGAGGCTATCGCCTCTGCAATTCGCCACTGTGAGGGTGTGAGCCTGCTCAACATAGACCCGGGTGTGGCAACCAATCGCACCGTAATGACATTTGTGGGTGAGCCTGAAAAGGTGGTGGAGGCGGCGTTCCAAGCTGTACGCAAAGCTAGTGAGTTGATTGATATGCGCCACCACACGGGAGCACACCCGCGCATCGGAGCTACGGATGTGCTCCCCTTAGTCCCTTTATCTGGAGTAACTTTGGAGGAGTGTGCCGAGATGGCACGTGCATTGGCTCGCAGGATTTCCCACGAGTTGGGAATTCCTACATACAACTACGAAGCGGCGGCATCGTGTGAAGCACGGCGCAACCTGGCGGATGTACGTTCGGGTGAGTACGAAGGGTTGGAAGCCAAACTGCAAGACCCTGCCTGGAAACCTGATTTCGGCAAGGCAGAGTTCACGGAGCAGGCGGCACGCAGCGGCGCAACGATTGTGGGGGCGCGCGATTTTTTGGTGGCGGTGAACTATAATCTCAATACGACTTCCACGCGCCGTGCAAATGCCATAGCCTTTGACGTTCGCGAAAAGGGGCGAATAGTTGATGGCGAGCAAATTGCGGGCACGCTCAAAGATTGCAAGGCAATAGGCTGGTTTATTGACGAATATGGCGTGGCACAGGTTTCGATGAACATTGTAAATATCAACACTACACCTCTACACATCGCCTTCGAGGAGGTTTGCCGTGCGGCAGGTGCGCGTGGTATTCGCGTGACGGGGACAGAGATTGTGGGGCTTGTACCGCTCAGGGTGCTCACCGAGGCGGGGCGTTATTTCCTCGAACGGCAGGAGCGTTCCACGGGCGTGGGCGATGATGAGCTGGTGCGCATCGCCTGCTTGTCGATGGGGTTGAGCGAGATTTCGCAGTTCAAGCCTCGCGAGCGCGTTATCGAATATCTGATTGAAGACCACACGAAAAAACGGCTCGTTGAGATGAGTTGTCGCGCCTTTGCCATTGAGACGGCGAGCGAAAGTGCCGCGCCGGGCGGAGGCTCCATTTCGGCTTATATGGGTGCACTGGGTGCTGCTTTGGGCACGATGGTTGCTAACCTGTCGAGCCACAAGAAGGGTTGGGATGAGCGTTGGAACTACTTTTCGGACTATGCCGAACGGGGACAAAAGTTGATGAAGGAGCTATTGGCATTGGTGGACGAAGACACGGCGGCATTTAATCGCATTATGGATTGCTTTGCGATGCCCAAGGGTACGCCCCAAGAGAAGGAATTGAGAAGCAAGGCTTTGCAGGCGGCAACACTCTATGCCACGGAAGTTCCTCTGAGGACTATGCGAGTTTCGTACGAGGTGTTTGATATTGTGGAGACGATGGCAGGCGAGGGAAACCCCAACTCGGTAAGTGATGCGGGCGTGGGGGCTTTGGCGGCGCGCAGCGCGGTTTTGGGCGCGGGGCTGAATGTGAAGATTAACGCCTCGGGCTTGAAAGACAAGGAATTGGCGGCTAAGTTGGTGGGCGAGGCTGAGCAGATTGCGGCAAATGCCGCAAGGCGCGAGGAACAGGTGCTAAAAATTGTTAATGAAAAGATATAA
- a CDS encoding SAM dependent methyltransferase — translation MIIKTQTPADWIDYELIDSGDGMKLERFGGWRVARPEPQALWRPSLERWDANATFLKKGGSDERGEWQLDSNMPQQWMVDYKGIKMRLGLTAFKHVGIFAEQASNWDFMKERITKMAAKPQILNLFAYTGGASVAAALAGAEVTHVDSVKQVVQWARENAELSGVQGIRWIVDDALKFVQREVRRGRKYSGIILDPPSYGRGPDGEKWILEENIRELLECCRTLLEPRNSFVILNLYSMGLSALLARSLMLSLFGKADHEEMGELYFEDNFGKNLPLGVFYRMVR, via the coding sequence ATGATAATCAAAACACAAACTCCTGCCGACTGGATAGATTATGAATTGATTGATTCGGGTGACGGAATGAAATTGGAACGCTTCGGGGGGTGGCGTGTAGCTCGTCCCGAACCTCAGGCACTTTGGCGTCCTTCGCTCGAGCGGTGGGATGCTAATGCTACGTTCTTGAAAAAGGGTGGTAGCGATGAGCGCGGCGAATGGCAGCTGGATAGCAATATGCCACAGCAGTGGATGGTTGATTATAAAGGAATTAAGATGCGCCTTGGTCTGACCGCCTTTAAGCACGTTGGCATTTTTGCCGAGCAGGCTTCAAACTGGGATTTTATGAAGGAGCGGATAACTAAGATGGCAGCTAAACCTCAGATATTGAACCTATTTGCCTACACTGGCGGGGCGAGTGTAGCAGCGGCTTTGGCGGGTGCGGAGGTTACTCACGTCGATTCGGTGAAGCAGGTGGTACAGTGGGCGCGCGAGAATGCGGAACTATCAGGGGTTCAGGGTATTCGCTGGATAGTGGATGATGCTCTGAAATTTGTGCAACGAGAAGTGAGGCGCGGACGCAAATACAGCGGAATTATTTTAGACCCACCCTCTTATGGACGTGGTCCGGATGGCGAAAAGTGGATACTCGAAGAGAATATTCGTGAATTGTTGGAGTGTTGCAGGACGCTTCTTGAGCCACGTAATAGCTTTGTTATCTTAAACTTATATTCAATGGGTCTGTCGGCACTTCTGGCTCGCAGCCTGATGTTGTCGCTCTTTGGAAAAGCCGACCACGAGGAGATGGGTGAATTATATTTCGAGGATAATTTTGGCAAAAACCTTCCGCTTGGTGTGTTTTATAGAATGGTGAGGTGA